The Phycisphaeraceae bacterium genome segment GCGATGAATCCCGGCGCGGTGTACTTCGTCGAGGGCCACTATGTCACCTCCGACGATGCCATGGCGAACAACGGCCGCAACAACGCCTCCTACCGGAAGATCTCCGTCGCCAGCGCCACGGCGAACCCGGCGTTTATCGGCGCCACGTTCCGGCAACTGCCGGCGATCGTTGCCTGGCAGGCCGAAGATCCGTCTGTCACACTCGTCCCTGTTGACTACCTGGAGGGTACGGTCCTTGCCCGAATCTGGGTCGGAGCCAAGTCCACAAGCAACGGCGACGGCACGTGGACCTATGAGTACGCCTTCCAGAACCTCAACTCGCACCGCAGTGTCGGTTCGTTCAGCGTCGGCATGCCCGTCAGTGCGAGCGTGACCGGCATCGGCTTCCACGCACCGACGTCCCACTCGGGCGAGCCGTACTCCAACGCGGCGTGGACGTCCTCTCGCGTTGGCGCCACGTTTTCCATGGGGTGCACCCCGTTCGCGACCGACGAGAACGCCAACGCCGCCCGCTGGGGTACGCTCTACAACGTCCGGTTCACCTCGTCGGTCGCCCCGGTCATGGGGTCCGCGACGCTCGGTCTGTTCCGCCCCGGAACGCCGGACTCGGTCACGGTCCCGGGCATTCCCGTCCCGACCGCCGCGTGCGCAGCGGACTGGAACCAGAGCGGCGTCGTCGACGTGGCGGACATCGCCCTGTTCGTGAACTCATGGGTCGCCAGCATCGCCGCGCCGGACCTCGTCGCCGACTTTGACCATAACGGCGCCGTCGAGCCGGTCGACGTCGCTGCGTTTGTCCAGGCCTGGGTCGCCGCCGTGGCCAACGGCTGCTGAGTTCGCATACGAACCCGCGGGCGTCGCCCCGGCGCCCGCGGTATCCTTCCGTCATGCCCCTGACCCGAGATCAGATTACCGTCCGTGCCAGCAAGGAACTCCGCGACGGCTTCGTCGTCAACCTCGGCATCGGGATGCCGACACTCGTCGCGAATCACATCCCGCAGGGGATGGACGTTTGGCTGCAATCCGAGAACGGCCTCCTCGGCATCGGTCCGTTTCCGACCGATGCGGAGGTCGATCCCGACTTGATCAACGCGGGCAAGCAGACCATCACCGCTCGGAAGGGAGCGTCCTACTTCTCATCCAGCGACTCCTTCGCGATGATCCGCGGCGGCGGGGTCGACATGTGCATCCTGGGCGCCATGCAGGTCTCACAGGGCGGCGACATCGCCAACTGGATGATCCCAGGCAAGATGGTCAAGGGAATGGGGGGCGCGATGGACCTGGTTGCCGGCGTCAAGCGGGTGGTCGTAGCGATGGAGCACAACGCGAAGGACGGCGGCATGAAGTTCGTCAAGGAGTGCTCGCTCCCGCTGACCGGCCAACGCTGCGTTCACATGCTGATCACCGATCTGGCGGTCTTCACTTTTGACGACAAGGCCAGCCGCTTTCGCCTTATCGAGATCGCCCCCGGTGTCACGGTCGAGGAGGTCAAGGCCAAGACGGAGGCCGAGTTTCTCGTGGCCGAGAGCGTGGCCGTGATCCAGTAGCGACCGGGCTGGGGCCGAGTTTTCCGGTCCAGTTTCGCGAACCCAATCCCCTCTGGGCCGACCTGCACCGTGTGAACACCGACCCGTCACGGGTTCTGGTCGAATTGCTCGTCCTGCGAGCCCAGGCCGGCGATCGTTCTGCCCTCGACACGCTCGTGTCGATCCACCAGTCCGCGTTCCGACGCTGCGCCGATGCGCTGGCGGCCCGCGGCCACGCGGCCGACGCCCTCCAGGAATCGTGGCTCGCGATCGTTCGATCGCTCCCGCGGCTTGACGACCCGGCGAGGTTCCGTGCCTGGGCCTACCGGATTCTGACCAACAAGTGCGCCGACACGATCCGGACCCGGTCCGGTACGCCACACGGCCGGCGCTCCGTACTGGCGCCGGCTGACAAAGGCGCCGCCGATCAGCATTCACATCTGGATCACGAGGATGCCGACGCTGTGCGCCGGGCCGTTTCCGGGCTTCCCTCGCACCTTCGCCAGATCGTTTCGCTCTTCTATGCCGGCGGCCTGGACGTTTCCGAGATCTCGCGGGCACTCGCGATCCCAGCCGGCACGGTCAAGTCTCGCCTCCACACCGCCCGCGAGGAACTTCGGACGATTCTCGAACCAACGGGCTCCCGGCCCGACCCACATGAGTGAGGGCCTTGATCCGCGGCGCACCCGCCCACCGCAACCCACCACGAAGGAGCAACCCATGACCACCTCGATCGACGAACGCATCCGCAAGGCACTGGAATCCGACGCCATGGTCGAGCCGGACCTGCGCGACATGATCGGTGACGTGATCGGCCGACGAACGCACTGGCTCAACATCTTGAGCATGCTCTGGACCGTGGTCTTCCTGGTCCTGGGTGTCTACTGCGCCGTGCGGTTCTTCGGCACGGACGACCTGGTGCTCGTGGTTCGCTGGGGGGTAGGCGTGCTTCTGTGCACCGGCGCCGTCAGCCTGCTCAAGATGTGGTTCCTGATGATCATCAACCGCAACACCATCCTTCGAGAGGTCAAGCGACTCGAGTTGCGGCTTGCCGCGTCGGATCGTGGGGCCTCCGCGTAGCCGCAGGCGGAACAGGAGAGCGCACGCCGGCCCGGCGGAAGCCCTACCCTCGCGAAGACCATTCCTTCACCTCTTTCGGAGTAGAGCCACATGACCCGCTCGCTGATCCTGAGCCTGTGCGCCGGCCTGAGCATCTCCATGTCGAACCTGGCGATCGCGCAGGACGCCCCGTCATCGACGCCACCCTCACAGCCCGCTGGCGGGAAACTCCCGGTTGCCTCCTCAGACGATCTTCCTCGCCACGTTTATCAGATCGAAGGGACGCCCTCCTCCCTCGTGGCCAACGGCGGAGAGGCATTCGATCAGTTCCTCGCCAAGGTTCGCGCCGATGCGGAGTCGGACCTGGCGGCGTACGACATCAAGGACCCGACCACGCTCCAGGGCTACTACCAACTGCTCCAGCAGATCGCGATGCTGCAGCACCGGACGGAAGACGCCCTGGCGTTCACCAACCAGATCCGGGCCCTGGAGCAGAAGGAGTCCAAGAAGCTGATGACCGGTCTGCTCCTGTCGGCGATTGTCGCCGCGGAGAAGGCCTCTGGCGACAACCACGCCGCATTCGACGGCAACTTCCGGGCTGCCCTGAACAAGAGGCTCGGGGCGCTGCCGTGGGACGTTGTTCGCGAGGAGATCCTCTCTGCCAAGGGCCGCGCCGAGATCATCTCCGAATCACTGGTGCTTGGGAGCATTAAGGGCCAACTCGATCCGGTGGTGGCCAACGCCGGCGGTGAACTCAGCAACGATCTGGCCAAGAACCTCGTCAGCGCCCGGATGACCCTCGCCGTCATTCTGCCCGTGCTCCCCGCGGCGGCCGACGTCTATTCACAGATCATCGACAGCCACAAGACCGCCGTCGTCGACATCTGGGGCGACCGTAATGTCGCCCTGGCCGAGTCCGACAAGGCCACTCCGGTGGTGGTCGCCGTTTGGGACTCGGGAGTCGATGTCGACCTGTTCCCCAAGCAGACCTGGACCAACTCCGCGGAGACCGTCAACGGTAAGGACGACGACGGCAACGGCTATGTCGACGACGTCCACGGCATCGCGTACGACCTCGATGCCAAGCCGGTCGTCGAACTCCTCCGTCCGCTCGACGAGCTGCGCTCGGAGAAGTCGCTCGTCACCACCAATACCAAGGGACTCGGCGACATCCGAGCGAATATTGACAGCCCGGAGGCTTCGGCGCTCAAGAAGTACCTCCGATCCCTGAAGCCCGAGGAGGTTAACGCCTTCCTCGAGGACCTCAATCTCTTCGGTGGGTACAGCCACGGCACGCACGTTGCCGGCATTGCGTCCGACGGGAATCCGTTTGTCCGCATCCTTCCGGCCCGGATTACCTTCGATTTCCGCTCCATCCCCACGCACACGCCGACCATCGAGCGGGCCAAGGCCGAAGCAAAGGCCGCCCGTGATACGGTGGCCTATTTCAAGAAGGCCGGCGTTCGCGTCGTCAACATGTCGTGGGGCGGCTCCCGCGGCGACGTTGAGGCGGAACTCGAGAAGAAGGGCTGGGGCAAGGACTCCGCCGAGCGTGCCGAGCTCGCCCGCACGCTCTTTGCGATCCAGCGCGATGCGCTCGCCGAGGCGTTCAAGTCAGCCCCTGAGATTCTCTTCATCGCAGCCGCCGGCAACGCGGACAGCAACAACCAGTTCGAGGAGTTCATCCCCTCCGGCCTCAACCTCCCCAACCTCATCACCGTCGGCGCGGTGGACCAGTCGGGCAAGCCGACCGGGTTCACGTCGTTCGGCGAGAATGTTCACCTCTATGCCAACGGCTTCGAGGTTGATTCCTATATCCCGGGCGGGCAGCGGCTCAAGTTCAGCGGTACGTCGATGGCGGCGCCCCAGGTGGCCAACCTTGCCGGCAAGATGCTTGCGGTGAACCCCTCGCTCACCACTGTGCAGCTCATCGAGATCATGACCAAGAGCGGCGACCCGATGGACGGCAACCCCGACCGTCTCCTGATCAACCCCAAGAAGGCCCTGGAACTGGCCCGCAAGTCCGCCAGTTGATCGAGCGGCGACAGCCGGCAGCGACCACAAACCGATCGCCCGAAACGCCCGGCCAACGAGCCGGGCTTTTTCGTTACGCTACCGCGATGACGTCGCTGGTTCCCTGGTTCGACGCCCACCTGGACCTGGCCTGCCTGGCGGTGCACGCGCGTGACCTGCTCGCGCCGCTCGATCCCGCTCAGGGGCCGTGGCCGCCCGGCGCGATCACGCTGCCGTCGCTTGCCGAGGCGCCGGTGCGGTTCGCGCTCGCCACGATCTTCACCGAGCCCGTCGATTCCGAATCCCAGCAGACCGAGCCCCAGATGTACCCCGCGGGGAACTCCGAGCGGGCCTTCCTTGTCGGACGGGCGCAGCTCGAGGTGTACCTCACGTGGCGAGACCAGAGCGCTGTTTCCCTTGACCTTGTCGAGCTGCTCCGGCCCGAGCCCGGGGTGGGCGAGATCCGCGGCGGGATGGGCGTCGCCGAGACCCACGCGCTCTCGCTCGACCGGCGCCTTGCCCGGCTCCCGCACCACTCGCCGCTCCGCCTTGCCATCCTGATGGAGAACGCGGACCCGATCCGATCACCCGGCGACCTGCAGTGGTGGGTCGAGCACGGCGTGCGGGTCGTGGGGATGGCCTGGGCCAAGCCGTCCCGCTACGCCGGCGGCAACTCGACGGACCTGCCGATTTCCCCTATGGGCCGCGAACTCGTCAAGGAGATCGACCGCCTACGAGTCATCCACGACGCCTCGCACCTGAGCGACCGGTCCCTTGCCGAGTTATTCGAGTTGACCGACCGCGCCCTCATCGCGTCGCACTCCAACTGCCGCGCCCTGGTCGGTGGCGGCGGCTTCGGCGAGAATCAACGGCACCTCTCCGATGAGTCCATCCGCGAGATCACTCGCCGTGGAGGGGTGATCGGCCTCAACCTGTTCAGCACATTCCTCGCGCCGGGGTCACCGCCGCGAGCCCGCATCGCCGACTGCGTGCGGCATATCGAACACATCTGCGCCATTGCCGGTCACACCCGCGCCGTTGGCCTGGGTTCCGACATGGACGGCGGGTTCGGCGCCGATCGTCTGCCACAGGGCGTAGATTCGCCAAAGGACCTGCCGCGGCTTCTTGAGGCGCTCGCTGCCCGCGGCTGGGCGGACGGCGACCTCGCCCGGTTCGCATGGCGAAACTGGGCCGAGTTCTTCGCCTCAACCGCGTGATCTACCTCGTCTCGCCGGCCGCGGCTGCCCGCGCGGCACACACGCCGCACCACGTCGTCGGGTCCTCGAGCACCACCCGCGCGAGCAGGCGTGATGACCCGGCCTCGCTCGCGGCGGACTTTGGAAGTCCCCGCCGGCTCAGGTAGCGATCCTGGAACCGCACCTCGTAGAACTGGTACTGCGAGTTTCCTTCGGTGTACGCGTAGTCCTTCTGCAGGCTCGCCTTGATTCGGTCGATCCGGGTCTGCGGTAGCGGGTGAGTGGCGAGCCACTCGATCGCGCTCCCGCCCTTGCTCTCCCGATCGAGGATCTGCATCACCTGCAGCTGCCCCTCCGGGTTGTACCCCGCCTTCGTCATGTACCGCATGCCCAGGCTGTCGGCCTCGCTCTCCTGATCACGGCTGAACTTGAGCACGATCAGCGAGCCGCCCGCGGCGCCGATCGCCGGCGCCGCCGCGCCCACCGTCGGATCCTTCACCACCGCGCCGACCACCGCGCCCGCCGCGGCCAGGCCGGTGCCGAACAGCGTGGATTGTGCGATCCGCTCGCTCGTGTGCCGCGCCATGACGTGCCCCACCTCGTGCCCGAGCACCCCGGCCAGCTGCGCCTCATTGGTCATCTGATCGGCCAGCCCGCGCGACATGAACACCTTCTCCCCCGGCAGCGCGAAAGCGTTGATCACGTCCGAGTCCAGCAGCGTGAACTCCCACTGCCGTTGCGGGCCGTCCACTTCAGTGTGCACGACGATCTTCTGCCCCACCTCGGTGATGTACGCGCGCAGTTCAGGGTCCTGCACGGCGCCCCCGTACTCCTTGGTGAGTTCCGGCGCCGCCTCGTTCCCAATCTGACGCTCCTGCTCGGGCGTCAGGGTGCTGAACTGCGTCCGGCCTGTCGTCACATTCTTCGAGCACGCCGCAACACCCGCACACACCACGATGGCCAGCACAAGCCGTGAGTTCATCTGCACATCTCCGAAGTACGCCGCCCCTCTCGAATGCTCCCGCTTACCCGCGGGCGATTCCACTGCGGTACCAACGTCAGACTAGCATCCGGATATGCCCTCGACCCCGTCGACAACCCCAGAGCCCGCTGCCCCGGCGTGGACGCAGGCCGAGTTGGCCAATCCGCACTCCAACGAACTCAAACCCGACAAAGTGCGGTCGATGTTTGGATCTATCTCCAGATACTACGACCTGAACAACCGGCTGCACTCATTCTGGCTTGATCAGCACTGGCGCCGCACCGCGGTTCGGGACGCCGGGGTCCAGCCGGCAGATATGGTCCTTGACATCGCTTGCGGCACCGGCGACCTCACGCAGGCCTTCGCCAAGGCGGGCGCGGCCCAGGTTACTGGCCTTGATTTCACCCGCGAGATGCTCGACATCGCGGTTGCCAAGCAGAACCGCCTCAACCCTGAGACCGCGGCAAGAGTCTCCTACGAGTGGGCCGATGCGCAAGACTTACCGAAAGCCGACGCGTCCGCGGACATTGTCTCGATCGCATTCGGCCTCCGAAATGTCGCTGACCCTGCGCAAGCCTTGCGCGAGTTTCATCGAGTCCTCCGGCCCGGCGGCCGGCTGATCATTCTCGAGTTTGCCGATCCCCCGAACCCAGTCGTCCGCTGGGGCAACACCATTTACTGCAAGCACGTCATGCCCCTGACGGCAACCCTGATCTCCGGGGATCGATCCGGGGCCTATCGCTACCTCCCCGCCTCGGTCTCGACGTTCCTGTCGCCAGACAAGGTGTGCGACCAGGTCCGCGCCACAGGGTTCACCGACGTCAGGATCCGCCGCCTCACGTTCGGCGTGTGCGTGTGTTATCGGGCTCTCCGTCCCTAGGACGGTTCATTGCGTCCGTAGTTTCCGGACGTACTCGCACGATCCGCGCCTTATCAGACGCGATTCTGCGCCGATCACGCAAACCCCCAATCTTCACGACTCCCCCGTCCGGCCCTCGATACACCGAAAGCCGCAGTCGCGGCAGCCGGCCCTGCGGGACGCGAGCCGGTGAGCACTATGAGGGTCCTCGATCCCCGCGGCGGAGCAGCGGCATCGAGCGTGCATACCGGAGTCAATCATCATGAATCGCGAGGTCCTCCAGGAACGTTTCTTCGAAACTCTGATTACCGGCAGCCGCCCCGCGGCTCGCGAGGTCATCAGCAGCGCCGTCTCCGACGGGCTCACACCCACCGACCTGATCTCCGACCTGTTCTGGCCCACCTACCAGACTGTGGATCGCCTGCACCGTGCCGACCAGCTCCCCACGCTGAGCCACCACCTGGCGTCCCGCCTTCTGCGGGTTCTGGTCGACCAGAACGCCGCCCGCCTGGTCCAGCAGCCCCGCCGCGGCCGGTCGGTCTTCTGCGCGTGCGGCCCCAGCGACGCCGATGAGCTCGGGGCCCAGATGGCTGTCGATCTGATCGAATCCAATGGATTTGACATCATGTTCTCGGGCGGTGGCATCGCCAACGACGAACTCCTGGGCCGCATCAACGAGGACCGCCCGGATGTGCTGCTGATGTTCTCCTCGGCGGCCCAGGACCTGCCGAACATCCGCACCCTGATCGACACGCTGCACGAGATCGGGGCCTGCCCGAACATGCAGATCGCCGTTGGCGGCGGCGTGTTCAACCGGGCTGACGGGCTCGCGGAGGAGATCGGGGCGGACCTCTGGGCCTCCGACCCGATCTCGATGGTGGAGGTGCTTGCCAGCGCTCCGGCCCGCCGCGCCTCGGTCTCGCAGCGCACCGTCGGTCGGAACCGCCGCGTCCGGAACGTCGCCTAGTCCGCTGTTTCCCAAACAAGTCCCTCCCTCGCGCGGGCCGCGTCCACACCGGATGCGGCCCGTTTTCGCTGCATCTGGAGGCCGTGGCGGCCTGTATACTTCACCAATGACGCGCGCCGAGGAACGAGACCTGATTGAGCGTGCGATAGCGGGGGACCGTTCCGCCGCCGAGTCGTGCGTCCGGGCCCATCAGGCCTCGCTCTTTGCCTACATGCTCAGGATCTCGGGCCGTCCCGATGTTGCCGAGGACATCGTGCAGGACGCGTTTGTCAGGGCTCTGACCAACCTCGATCGCTTTGACTTCCGGTTCCGGTTCTCCACCTGGCTGTTCACGATCGCCAAGCGGCTGTACGTCAACGCCTGCCAGAAGCACCGCCCCTGCTACGACTCCGATGCGGTCGAGGTCTTCCAGGGCGCTGGCCGCAGGCCCGAAGCCAACACGATCGACGACGAGGTGAGCGACAACGTCTCCGCCGCTGTGCGGCACGCGCTCGCCGCCCTCCCCGAGGAGCAGCGGGAGGTTGTCGTCCTCTTCTACCAACTCGAGTGGCCCATTAGCCAGATC includes the following:
- a CDS encoding dipeptidase; translated protein: MTSLVPWFDAHLDLACLAVHARDLLAPLDPAQGPWPPGAITLPSLAEAPVRFALATIFTEPVDSESQQTEPQMYPAGNSERAFLVGRAQLEVYLTWRDQSAVSLDLVELLRPEPGVGEIRGGMGVAETHALSLDRRLARLPHHSPLRLAILMENADPIRSPGDLQWWVEHGVRVVGMAWAKPSRYAGGNSTDLPISPMGRELVKEIDRLRVIHDASHLSDRSLAELFELTDRALIASHSNCRALVGGGGFGENQRHLSDESIREITRRGGVIGLNLFSTFLAPGSPPRARIADCVRHIEHICAIAGHTRAVGLGSDMDGGFGADRLPQGVDSPKDLPRLLEALAARGWADGDLARFAWRNWAEFFASTA
- a CDS encoding sigma-70 family RNA polymerase sigma factor — protein: MTRAEERDLIERAIAGDRSAAESCVRAHQASLFAYMLRISGRPDVAEDIVQDAFVRALTNLDRFDFRFRFSTWLFTIAKRLYVNACQKHRPCYDSDAVEVFQGAGRRPEANTIDDEVSDNVSAAVRHALAALPEEQREVVVLFYQLEWPISQIAEYLGMPEGTVKSHLHRSRRRMRDALALHHDHAAHVEEAWL
- a CDS encoding S8 family serine peptidase, which gives rise to MTRSLILSLCAGLSISMSNLAIAQDAPSSTPPSQPAGGKLPVASSDDLPRHVYQIEGTPSSLVANGGEAFDQFLAKVRADAESDLAAYDIKDPTTLQGYYQLLQQIAMLQHRTEDALAFTNQIRALEQKESKKLMTGLLLSAIVAAEKASGDNHAAFDGNFRAALNKRLGALPWDVVREEILSAKGRAEIISESLVLGSIKGQLDPVVANAGGELSNDLAKNLVSARMTLAVILPVLPAAADVYSQIIDSHKTAVVDIWGDRNVALAESDKATPVVVAVWDSGVDVDLFPKQTWTNSAETVNGKDDDGNGYVDDVHGIAYDLDAKPVVELLRPLDELRSEKSLVTTNTKGLGDIRANIDSPEASALKKYLRSLKPEEVNAFLEDLNLFGGYSHGTHVAGIASDGNPFVRILPARITFDFRSIPTHTPTIERAKAEAKAARDTVAYFKKAGVRVVNMSWGGSRGDVEAELEKKGWGKDSAERAELARTLFAIQRDALAEAFKSAPEILFIAAAGNADSNNQFEEFIPSGLNLPNLITVGAVDQSGKPTGFTSFGENVHLYANGFEVDSYIPGGQRLKFSGTSMAAPQVANLAGKMLAVNPSLTTVQLIEIMTKSGDPMDGNPDRLLINPKKALELARKSAS
- the ubiE gene encoding bifunctional demethylmenaquinone methyltransferase/2-methoxy-6-polyprenyl-1,4-benzoquinol methylase UbiE, whose translation is MPSTPSTTPEPAAPAWTQAELANPHSNELKPDKVRSMFGSISRYYDLNNRLHSFWLDQHWRRTAVRDAGVQPADMVLDIACGTGDLTQAFAKAGAAQVTGLDFTREMLDIAVAKQNRLNPETAARVSYEWADAQDLPKADASADIVSIAFGLRNVADPAQALREFHRVLRPGGRLIILEFADPPNPVVRWGNTIYCKHVMPLTATLISGDRSGAYRYLPASVSTFLSPDKVCDQVRATGFTDVRIRRLTFGVCVCYRALRP
- a CDS encoding M48 family metalloprotease, translated to MNSRLVLAIVVCAGVAACSKNVTTGRTQFSTLTPEQERQIGNEAAPELTKEYGGAVQDPELRAYITEVGQKIVVHTEVDGPQRQWEFTLLDSDVINAFALPGEKVFMSRGLADQMTNEAQLAGVLGHEVGHVMARHTSERIAQSTLFGTGLAAAGAVVGAVVKDPTVGAAAPAIGAAGGSLIVLKFSRDQESEADSLGMRYMTKAGYNPEGQLQVMQILDRESKGGSAIEWLATHPLPQTRIDRIKASLQKDYAYTEGNSQYQFYEVRFQDRYLSRRGLPKSAASEAGSSRLLARVVLEDPTTWCGVCAARAAAAGETR
- a CDS encoding CoA transferase subunit B — encoded protein: MPLTRDQITVRASKELRDGFVVNLGIGMPTLVANHIPQGMDVWLQSENGLLGIGPFPTDAEVDPDLINAGKQTITARKGASYFSSSDSFAMIRGGGVDMCILGAMQVSQGGDIANWMIPGKMVKGMGGAMDLVAGVKRVVVAMEHNAKDGGMKFVKECSLPLTGQRCVHMLITDLAVFTFDDKASRFRLIEIAPGVTVEEVKAKTEAEFLVAESVAVIQ
- a CDS encoding cobalamin-dependent protein (Presence of a B(12) (cobalamin)-binding domain implies dependence on cobalamin itself, in one of its several forms, or in some unusual lineages, dependence on a cobalamin-like analog.) translates to MNREVLQERFFETLITGSRPAAREVISSAVSDGLTPTDLISDLFWPTYQTVDRLHRADQLPTLSHHLASRLLRVLVDQNAARLVQQPRRGRSVFCACGPSDADELGAQMAVDLIESNGFDIMFSGGGIANDELLGRINEDRPDVLLMFSSAAQDLPNIRTLIDTLHEIGACPNMQIAVGGGVFNRADGLAEEIGADLWASDPISMVEVLASAPARRASVSQRTVGRNRRVRNVA
- a CDS encoding RNA polymerase sigma factor — its product is MNTDPSRVLVELLVLRAQAGDRSALDTLVSIHQSAFRRCADALAARGHAADALQESWLAIVRSLPRLDDPARFRAWAYRILTNKCADTIRTRSGTPHGRRSVLAPADKGAADQHSHLDHEDADAVRRAVSGLPSHLRQIVSLFYAGGLDVSEISRALAIPAGTVKSRLHTAREELRTILEPTGSRPDPHE